In Flavobacterium sp. CBA20B-1, one DNA window encodes the following:
- the pyrH gene encoding UMP kinase, translating to MKYKRILLKLSGEALMGDNQYGIDPNRLAEYAQEIKKIVNLGVEVAIVIGGGNIFRGVAGASKGMDRVQGDYMGMLATVINGMALQGALEDAGMLTRLQTALKIEAIAEPYIKRRAVRHLEKGRIVIFGAGTGNPYFTTDTAAVLRGIEVGADVILKGTRVDGVYTADPEKDPSATKYENISFADVLEKGLNVMDTTAFTLSQENHLPIVVFDMNKESNLLKVCQGENIGTTVY from the coding sequence ATGAAATACAAAAGAATACTTCTAAAATTAAGTGGTGAAGCTTTAATGGGCGACAACCAATACGGTATCGACCCAAATCGCTTGGCAGAATATGCCCAAGAAATAAAAAAAATCGTTAATTTAGGTGTGGAAGTAGCCATTGTAATTGGCGGAGGAAACATTTTTAGAGGTGTTGCCGGAGCAAGCAAAGGTATGGATCGCGTACAAGGCGATTATATGGGAATGCTGGCAACGGTAATTAACGGAATGGCATTGCAAGGCGCTTTGGAAGATGCAGGAATGCTTACCCGTTTGCAAACTGCATTAAAAATTGAAGCCATTGCAGAACCTTATATTAAACGCAGAGCGGTTCGCCATTTAGAAAAAGGCAGAATTGTAATTTTTGGTGCAGGAACCGGAAATCCGTATTTCACCACCGATACCGCTGCTGTTTTAAGAGGAATTGAAGTGGGTGCCGATGTAATTTTAAAAGGAACTCGCGTTGATGGTGTGTACACTGCCGATCCGGAAAAAGATCCATCTGCAACGAAATACGAAAACATTTCGTTTGCCGATGTTTTAGAAAAAGGATTGAATGTGATGGATACAACCGCATTTACATTGAGCCAAGAAAACCATTTGCCAATTGTGGTTTTTGACATGAACAAAGAAAGTAATTTATTAAAAGTGTGTCAGGGTGAAAACATTGGCACAACAGTTTACTAA
- the frr gene encoding ribosome recycling factor codes for MTDEINFIIDEAKESMNGSIEHLNKALLNIRAGKANPQMLGAVFVDYYGSATALSQVANINVPDPRTLTVTPWEKNMLQPIEKAIMIANLGLNPMNNGDMIIINIPPLTEERRKDLAKQAKTEAEDAKISIRNARKDANTDIKKQEKEGTSEDICKDAEDRIQKLTDSYIKKIDEIYAEKEAEIMKV; via the coding sequence ATGACAGATGAAATTAATTTTATAATAGACGAAGCAAAAGAATCAATGAACGGTTCTATTGAGCATTTAAACAAAGCTTTGTTAAACATTCGTGCCGGAAAAGCAAACCCGCAAATGTTAGGTGCTGTTTTTGTTGATTATTACGGATCGGCAACAGCATTATCACAGGTAGCAAACATCAATGTGCCTGATCCACGAACGTTGACCGTGACACCTTGGGAAAAAAACATGTTGCAACCTATTGAAAAAGCAATTATGATTGCCAATTTAGGATTGAACCCAATGAACAACGGCGATATGATTATTATTAACATTCCACCGTTAACAGAGGAACGCCGTAAAGATTTGGCTAAACAAGCGAAAACCGAAGCTGAAGATGCTAAAATATCCATTCGCAATGCGCGTAAAGATGCCAATACCGATATCAAGAAACAGGAAAAAGAAGGAACTTCTGAAGATATTTGTAAAGATGCCGAAGACCGCATTCAAAAATTAACCGATTCGTATATTAAAAAAATCGATGAAATCTACGCTGAGAAAGAAGCAGAAATCATGAAAGTATAA
- a CDS encoding DUF6642 family protein, protein MYLSNEQLKLFCLECVKSVDEYADSKIFPLLEQLVRQHSIVNVYKAVDSIEDFEESLNTLLYEDRNFKDYDLLYFICGGTENEIIVNDYLYTLEEIAELFEGKLKGKILHFANSKILNLDSETAQFFLDVTGAKAISGYQHQNFTSSILLDYHFLALHIHFTDVTELVEELFQKHYALCTNLGFHLYY, encoded by the coding sequence ATGTATTTATCTAACGAACAACTAAAGTTATTTTGTTTGGAATGCGTTAAAAGCGTTGATGAATATGCAGACAGCAAGATTTTTCCGCTTTTAGAACAACTTGTAAGGCAACACAGCATTGTAAATGTTTACAAAGCCGTTGATTCTATTGAAGATTTTGAAGAAAGTTTGAACACGTTGCTTTATGAGGATCGAAATTTTAAAGATTATGATTTGTTGTATTTTATTTGCGGTGGTACAGAAAATGAAATCATCGTAAACGATTACCTTTATACTTTAGAAGAAATTGCCGAACTTTTTGAAGGAAAATTAAAAGGTAAAATTCTGCATTTTGCCAACTCTAAAATCTTAAATTTAGACAGCGAAACGGCTCAATTTTTTTTAGATGTCACGGGTGCAAAAGCCATCTCGGGTTATCAACATCAAAACTTCACAAGCAGTATTTTGCTCGATTATCACTTCTTGGCGCTGCATATTCATTTTACCGATGTAACGGAACTTGTAGAAGAACTGTTTCAGAAACATTACGCTTTGTGCACCAATTTAGGGTTTCATTTGTATTATTAA
- a CDS encoding DUF3060 domain-containing protein — translation MKKHLKIIAIIGLGIASLTTFAMIPNTPSIKTEKYQKEIIIEGVGVTKTIEVTGDETIRIEGTNNKITIIGACDLIKIEGVDNVVTVDDVKTIQIEGTGNKVNYKKSSAADGKAKTSVAGVNNKIMKI, via the coding sequence ATGAAAAAGCATTTAAAAATAATTGCGATTATTGGCTTAGGAATTGCTTCCTTAACTACATTTGCAATGATACCAAACACTCCTTCTATAAAAACGGAAAAATACCAAAAAGAAATTATTATTGAAGGTGTGGGCGTAACCAAAACTATTGAAGTAACCGGTGATGAAACCATTCGTATTGAAGGAACCAATAACAAAATCACCATTATTGGCGCATGTGATTTGATTAAAATTGAAGGTGTGGATAACGTAGTAACGGTTGACGATGTGAAAACCATACAAATTGAAGGTACGGGTAATAAAGTAAACTACAAAAAATCATCGGCAGCAGATGGCAAAGCCAAAACTTCGGTAGCAGGCGTAAACAACAAAATAATGAAAATATAA